The Bombus affinis isolate iyBomAffi1 chromosome 17, iyBomAffi1.2, whole genome shotgun sequence genome includes a region encoding these proteins:
- the LOC126926017 gene encoding serine-rich adhesin for platelets-like isoform X2, which produces MAELSVLHRFSSRKDEPQGSPANHGLVRTPLLSQARFQQKQLQEKEQKLLQLYDQQQQRAYQVVQRGSAGSNSSNHATSISQHTVAKTSSSSHTTSTSQGGKVRQMFDERRQTTVKGIDRSYPLEPLENKSRKQTNGNGVQKNGNLTVNRQSVTVKRVARADVNSNLNGGKPIVSYHEEISRESFGPCARQHQEDDEFGNENHVAQYANGNLRDEARMEEVLDEDMIGRNRMMAKLHLMEYDETLKHRVKNDLESEEFPEDFMVDVPDKLPKQSVTRKLSQAEVRLERFKNANARRGNNVTKNPAIAPKKRSDPIFPAKSTCSGSRMTNTASDRGSNDGKNPASSKSRGKTLVSGNVRETVSLDSGRNVGRTDENPRFFCGESEKSATSHVVGSKTARKLSPDLSEDRIRRSERSAIFNKEKSAIKYPIDSKVARTSTSESLKDKTGKRESRELSSKDAGKSAVTSATGATTVRKLSSEALRDVKDQGDYGKFIDEESEKSATTYATRPKSAERSIREVSEATKDVKRRSESPKFFCKESERSATTYAIDSKTAEKYTREATKDTRDLKRRSESPKFLSKESEKSATTYATRPKSAERSIREVSEATKDVKRRSESPKFFCKESERSATTYAIDSKTAEKYTREATKDTRDLKRRSESPKFLSKESEKPATTYAIRPKSAGRSIREVSEDTKDVKRRSESPKFFCKESERSATTYAIDGETSKKFSLEGLKSVKKRSDSPKPTTYAIEPKSAERLIREVSEDIKDVKSRSESPEFFYKESERSGTTYATDSKLAGKLARVSLKDIKDVKQRSESPRFFCKESERSATTYAIDAKTNKRFSFEDLKDVKQRSDSPKSTTYAIDSKRVERSIRDPSEDIKDVKRRSESPRFFCEESGRSAKTYATDRKTANSSKTRTPRSDSPKFLCKESGKSDTAYAMGSTILPTSPNYMKDSKSSALKIASKNKKDMTNNTISRESTNNAMKRHATYPKRDTISKSSSPGGPKYDVISCAKPEYQTLRKSTETKLPDVFERLTRERSSSPRSFCHDSRRSATTMSTRNRNTESASVSANVVEEMKKKGSESRRVGSGKRDASIIRADESKSPDFAKASSRSCSVSPQYFGLDSDRSASILMVTPETIVKAKTDLACCEKREESPTSYVAKGEKLVTNVPREATRGSSTESYDDTAKRFIRSSVSRFFSEQCEGATRNVGPRKLQLTDARAPSQTKSQFDDGRAEKDERTSFVADGSRDSSPRSREIVESREETPEFLRYETEESAIATSLQPKICTDVEQPPKDAHSLKQTVAREITARPRNLSSNVKDRSSKIPLSIKDHNLTAENANALSRRGSAGILRSTKLIRDVLQRQSGQDQVDYASPGISNEWEEQPRADRMQAETRMDRKVEERTGTLTGRQLVAAGSESCRSLEVDTQIGGIRTPERYVKQEQLRGTYSRSSKGTACEKPSVGKVLTYSVRKPVKQRGSLLKSNIFQQSLRDRDSTNERPVSSKRTTRIASLKKEPAACARSLQSRTKGNVANGKSKSDILKTRSRTASPISASNGKTSSETVADKRNVDRYDASKRITRTSNESIARGSKGATDVAHRNGETKIPRAGARTARKQSIADERKKGKTSNQAEILKSMQLVRSVTRGSDFAQESRKMVGESVDDGTVRDEQTETRESCSSSTIDIRRSEAGLASIKELSKNYERTDSVESALRRFDSIGTEAESIRGTLERSVESIPKEIRRKSGGSIGRKADSKTISPKALDPPNVNLFAKRTCAGKATTVSRSAMAAAKGRQAEAQETRRQKKLEKARDSIEINRIAIRSRSLSCKRQLFQHTDSSETGSVASRCSIDSLRTVERLSTTSNKKKTCDSVNTASKRFEFSGSDETSTQTIDKAETDKMSTGVGRCSSAKQLRSIEDIRRSIEDESWDRETGQPSAMSAIVGSAAKAAGRSEPRRINVNDRAGNRKEICSPGRSVNFTASNDALGDTERSSVKCTMRFSRVAKSPSPETTKETSIRARRNVPASPSKSPDTVARRASSELKAQDTRSTKRPTTMKGTEPIGNRKALTATSTTTKKSADVVDSAILENGLHLRDQTAETKYDNDSPTKKSDALVVDLDEQPAKENDAPLPRKPLLRKQSTEKQITSMQSTRPPSVSSTSGGSPMQGQTSGSRSKMASRAKTPISGSTGYKGSASSRTGGAAAATCYSDALVPCKMCGRRFAQDRVTLHEQICAKTTQKKRKQFDTMMYRVKGTDLEPFVKKGLVKKQVEKSKKPEIKSNWRRKHEDFINAIRSAKQVQAHLAAGGKLSDLPPPPVSDNYDYIQCPHCGRKFNKAAAERHIPKCEHMLHNKPIHSRAPKPRR; this is translated from the exons GCTCGCTTTCAGCAGAAGCAACTGCAGGAGAAGGAGCAGAAGTTGTTGCAGCTTTACGACCAACAACAGCAACGAGCTTATCAAGTGGTGCAACGAGGCAGCGCCGGCTCCAACAGCTCGAATCATGCTACCTCCATCAGCCAACACACCGTCGCAAAGACCTCGAGCAGCAGCCATACAACCTCGACCTCGCAAGGTGGAAAG GTGAGGCAGATGTTCGACGAAAGACGGCAAACGACGGTGAAGGGCATCGACAGAAGCTACCCACTGGAGCCGCTGGAGAACAAATCGCGGAAACAGACGAACGGAAACGGCGTGCAGAAGAACGGAAATTTGACTGTGAACCGACAGTCGGTGACTGTGAAACGAGTAGCCAGGGCTGACGTGAACAGCAATTTGAACGGTGGCAAACCGATCGTCTCGTATCACGAGGAAATCAGTCGAGAATCGTTCGGTCCGTGCGCGCGCCAGCACCAAGAGGACGACGAGTTTGGAAACGAGAACCACGTCGCGCAATATGCGAATGGAAACCTTCGAGACGAG GCACGTATGGAGGAAGTTTTGGACGAGGATATGATAGGAAGGAATCGTATGATGGCGAAACTTCATCTGATGGAGTACGACGAGACGTTGAAGCATCGTGTTAAAAACGACCTCGAGAGCGAGGAATTCCCCGAGGACTTTATGGTCGATGTTCCTGACAAGCTTCCAAAACAAAGTGTTACCAGAAAGTTATCTCAAGCGGAGGTCAGGTTGGAACGCTTTAAAAACGCGAACGCGAGGCGTGGTAACAACGTTACGAAGAACCCAGCCATTGCCCCGAAGAAACGATCTGACCCAATATTTCCAGCAAAATCCACTTGCAG CGGCAGCCGAATGACCAACACAGCTTCAGACAGAGgatcgaacgacgggaaaaatCCTGCAAGTAGCAAATCCAGAGGGAAGACACTGGTCTCTGGAAATGTGAGGGAAACGGTCTCGTTGGATTCCGGGAGAAATGTGGGACGAACAGACGAAAATCCACGGTTCTTCTGCGGAGAGTCCGAGAAGTCTGCCACCTCGCACGTCGTTGGTTCGAAAACCGCGAGGAAATTATCGCCTGATTTGTCTGAAGATAGAATACGAAGAAGCGAAAGGTCTGCGATATTTAATAAAGAGAAATCTGCTATTAAATACCCGATAGACTCGAAGGTTGCAAGAACATCGACATCCGAGTCGCTTAAAGATAAGACAGGGAAAAGGGAAAGTCGCGAATTATCCTCTAAAGATGCTGGAAAATCAGCCGTAACTTCTGCGACTGGCGCAACAACCGTTAGGAAATTGTCTTCTGAAGCTTTAAGAGATGTCAAGGATCAAGGCGATTATGGTAAATTTATCGATGAAGAGTCTGAAAAATCAGCAACGAC TTACGCGACTCGTCCAAAGTCTGCAGAGAGATCGATTCGTGAAGTTTCCGAAGCTACGAAGGACGTTAAGCGACGAAGTGAAAGTCCGAAATTCTTCTGCAAAGAGTCTGAAAGATCAGCAACGACTTACGCGATCGACTCAAAGACTGCAGAAAAGTATACTCGCGAAGCTACGAAAGATACGAGGGACTTGAAACGACGAAGTGAAAGTCCGAAATTCCTCTCCAAAGAGTCTGAAAAATCAGCAACGACTTACGCGACTCGTCCAAAGTCTGCAGAGAGATCGATTCGTGAAGTTTCCGAAGCTACGAAGGACGTTAAGCGACGAAGTGAAAGTCCGAAATTCTTCTGCAAAGAGTCTGAAAGATCAGCAACGACTTACGCGATCGACTCAAAGACTGCAGAAAAGTATACTCGCGAAGCTACGAAAGACACGAGGGACTTGAAACGACGAAGTGAAAGTCCGAAATTCCTCTCCAAAGAGTCTGAAAAACCAGCAACGACTTACGCGATTCGTCCAAAGTCTGCAGGGAGATCGATTCGTGAAGTTTCCGAAGATACGAAGGACGTTAAGCGACGAAGTGAAAGTCCGAAATTCTTCTGCAAAGAGTCTGAAAGGTCAGCAACGACTTACGCGATTGACGGAGAAACAAGTAAAAAATTCTCCCTCGAAGGTTTAAAAAGCGTCAAGAAACGGAGCGACAGTCCAAAACCCACAACTTACGCGATAGAGCCAAAGTCTGCAGAAAGATTGATTCGTGAAGTCTCCGAAGATATAAAGGACGTTAAAAGCCGAAGTGAAAGTCCGGAATTTTTCTACAAAGAGTCTGAAAGGTCAGGTACCACTTACGCGACTGATTCAAAGCTCGCAGGAAAATTAGCCCGTGTTtctttgaaagatataaaagaCGTTAAACAACGAAGTGAAAGCCCAAGATTCTTCTGCAAAGAGTCTGAAAGATCAGCTACCACTTATGCGATTGACGCAAAAACGAATAAAAGATTCTCTTTCGAAGATTTAAAAGACGTCAAGCAACGAAGCGATAGTCCAAAATCCACAACTTACGCGATTGACTCAAAACGTGTGGAAAGATCGATTCGTGATCCTTCAGAAGACATAAAAGACGTTAAACGGCGAAGTGAGAGTCCAAGATTCTTCTGCGAAGAGTCTGGAAGATCAGCCAAAACTTACGCAACTGATCGAAAGACTGCTAATTCCTCGAAGACCAGGACACCACGTAGCGATAGTCCGAAATTCCTCTGCAAAGAATCGGGGAAATCAGACACGGCTTATGCGATGGGCTCGACAATTCTTCCAACGTCCCCTAATTATATGAAAGACAGTAAGAGCTCCGCATTAAAAATCGCATCAAAGAACAAAAAAGATATGACTAATAACACGATATCCAGAGAATCCACGAACAACGCCATGAAGAGACACGCTACATATCCCAAACGCGATACAATCAGCAAATCTTCTTCTCCGGGAGGCCCAAAATATGACGTGATATCTTGCGCGAAGCCCGAGTACCAAACTCTACGTAAATCTACCGAAACCAAGTTACCCGACGTTTTCGAGCGCCTAACAAGAGAACGTAGCTCGAGTCCTCGGTCTTTCTGTCATGACAGCAGAAGATCAGCCACGACGATGAGCACCCGCAACAGGAACACCGAGTCCGCCTCTGTATCCGCAAACGTGGTCgaggaaatgaaaaagaaaggcAGCGAGAGTCGAAGAGTCGGTTCTGGAAAGCGCGATGCTTCGATAATTCGTGCTGACGAATCGAAATCCCCAGACTTCGCGAAAGCATCGTCCAGAAGCTGCAGCGTAAGTCCGCAGTACTTCGGCTTGGATTCTGACAGGTCCGCCAGCATCCTGATGGTCACGCCAGAGACCATAGTGAAAGCAAAAACAGATCTAGCGTGCTgcgagaaaagagaagaaagtcCTACGTCGTACGTTGCCAAAGGCGAGAAGCTCGTCACGAACGTACCGAGAGAAGCGACAAGAGGATCATCGACAGAAAGCTACGACGACACGGCGAAACGCTTCATCAGAAGCTCGGTATCGCGATTTTTCTCGGAGCAGTGTGAAGGAGCAACGAGAAACGTGGGGCCGAGAAAGCTTCAGCTGACGGACGCCAGAGCACCGAGTCAGACGAAGTCGCAGTTCGATGATGGACGAGCTGAGAAGGACGAGAGAACGAGTTTCGTCGCAGACGGCAGTCGTGACTCGTCGCCCAGGTCTCGAGAAATCGTTGAAAGTAGAGAAGAAACGCCAGAATTCTTGCGTTACGAGACAGAAGAGTCCGCCATCGCTACGAGCCTTCAGCCTAAGATTTGTACAGACGTTGAGCAACCGCCCAAAGATGCGCACTCGCTTAAACAAACAGTTGCGCGTGAGATTACGGCAAGGCCAAGGAATCTATCGAGCAACGTCAAGGACAGATCCTCGAAGATTCCTTTAAGCATCAAGGACCACAACTTGACAGCGGAAAACGCGAATGCACTTAGCCGTAGAGGGTCCGCCGGTATTCTACGTTCGACGAAACTGATTCGCGACGTGCTGCAGCGTCAGAGTGGCCAAGATCAGGTGGATTATGCTTCGCCTGGAATATCGAACGAATGGGAAGAGCAACCGAGGGCCGATAGGATGCAGGCAGAGACCAGGATGGACAGGAAAGTTGAGGAAAGAACTGGGACCCTGACTGGTCGCCAACTTGTGGCCGCGGGATCGGAAAGTTGCAGGTCCCTGGAAGTGGACACGCAGATCGGAGGAATCAGGACTCCTGAACGATACGTAAAACAGGAGCAGCTTCGAGGCACTTACTCGAGATCGAGCAAGGGAACAGCCTGCGAGAAGCCGAGCGTTGGAAAGGTGCTGACTTATTCCGTGCGCAAGCCAGTTAAACAGAGAGGATCGTTGCTGAAGTCGAACATTTTCCAGCAATCGCTGAGAGATCGAGATTCAACGAACGAGAGGCCCGTTAGCTCGAAACGTACAACACGAATTGCGTCTCTGAAGAAGGAGCCTGCAGCTTGTGCTCGTAGCTTGCAGAGTCGAACGAAGGGAAACGTGGCGAATGGAAAGAGCAAGAGCGACATTTTGAAGACTCGCAGCCGAACAGCGAGTCCGATCTCAGCAAGCAACGGAAAGACGAGCTCAGAGACGGTTGCTGATAAGAGGAACGTGGACAGATACGATGCTTCGAAGCGTATAACGCGAACGTCCAACGAATCCATCGCTCGTGGCTCGAAAGGAGCAACTGATGTGGCACATCGAAACGGCGAAACCAAAATCCCAAGAGCTGGAGCACGAACTGCCAGGAAGCAGAGTATCGCGGATGAGAGGAAGAAAGGCAAGACGTCTAACCAGGCTGAAATTTTGAAGTCCATGCAGCTCGTTCGCAGTGTTACGAGAGGATCAGACTTTGCGCAGGAATCGCGAAAAATGGTTGGCGAATCAGTCGACGACGGTACAGTCAGAGACGAACAGACTGAAACGAGGGAAAGTTGCAGCTCCTCGACGATCGATATTAGAAGGTCGGAGGCCGGCTTAGCTTCTATAAAGGAACTTTCCAAGAATTACGAGAGAACAGACTCAGTGGAGTCAGCTCTCAGACGTTTCGATTCGATCGGAACTGAGGCTGAATCGATCCGAGGCACGTTAGAACGAAGCGTGGAATCGATACCGAAGGAAATACGAAGGAAATCTGGCGGAAGCATTGGCCGCAAGGCTGACTCAAAGACGATTTCGCCGAAAGCACTTGATCCACCGAATGTAAATCTTTTCGCTAAGAGAACGTGCGCCGGCAAAGCTACGACCGTATCCAGGAGCGCAATGGCCGCCGCTAAAGGAAGACAGGCTGAAGCGCAAGAAACGCGGAGGCAGAAAAAATTGGAGAAAGCCAGAGACTCGATAGAGATCAACCGAATTGCCATAAGATCGAGATCGCTGTCGTGCAAGCGACAGCTTTTCCAGCACACCGATTCCAGCGAGACTGGAAGCGTTGCATCGAGGTGCAGCATCGATTCCTTGAGAACCGTGGAACGTCTCTCGACGACATCCAATAAGAAGAAAACGTGCGACTCGGTGAATACCGCGTCGAAACGCTTCGAATTCTCTGGCAGCGACGAGACGTCGACGCAAACGATAGACAAAGCAGAAACGGATAAAATGTCAACAGGTGTGGGTCGTTGCTCATCGGCGAAGCAACTGAGATCGATCGAGGATATTCGTAGGTCGATCGAGGACGAAAGTTGGGATCGCGAAACGGGGCAACCGTCGGCGATGTCGGCGATCGTAGGCAGCGCGGCGAAAGCAGCGGGTCGATCGGAACCTCGTCGAATAAATGTCAATGATCGCGCTGGAAATAGAAAAGAGATATGTTCGCCGGGGCGGTCGGTGAACTTTACCGCGAGCAACGACGCTTTAGGGGATACGGAGCGTTCGTCTGTAAAGTGTACGATGCGTTTCTCCAGGGTCGCGAAAAGTCCGAGCCCGGAGACGACCAAGGAAACGAGCATCCGTGCGAGAAGAAACGTCCCAGCGTCGCCGTCCAAAAGTCCGGACACGGTCGCTAGG CGTGCGTCGAGCGAGTTGAAAGCTCAAGACACAAGATCGACGAAACGGCCAACGACTATGAAAGGCACAGAGCCAATTGGAAACAGGAAGGCGTTGACGGCAACGAGCACAACTACGAAAAAATCAGCGGACGTGGTCGATAGCGCTATTCTCGAGAATGGTCTGCATTTACGAGACCAAACTGCCGAAACGAAATACGATAACGACTCGCCCACGAAGAAAAGCGACGCTCTGGTCGTCGACTTGGACGAGCAACCGGCGAAGGAAAACGACGCGCCACTTCCGCGGAAGCCGCTCTTACGAAAACAGTCCACCGAG AAACAGATTACTTCCATGCAATCAACACGGCCACCATCTGTTTCGTCCACATCTGGTGGTAGCCCCATGCAAGGTCAGACTTCCGGTTCTAGAAGCAAAATGGCTTCGAGAGCAAAGACGCCAATTTCCGGTTCAACAGGATACAAAGGATCAGCTTCCAGCAGAACCGGTGGAGCCGCGGCAGCGAC ATGTTACAGTGACGCTCTGGTTCCTTGCAAAATGTGTGGCCGCCGTTTCGCTCAAGATCGAGTAACACTTCACGAGCAAATTTGCGCGAAAACGACTCAGAAAAAGAGGAAACAATTCGATACGATGATGTATCGCGTAAAAGGCACCGATCTCGAACCGTTCGTGAAAAAAGGACTTGTGAAAAAACAGGTGGAG AAATCGAAGAAGCCGGAGATAAAGTCGAACTGGCGGCGCAAACACGAGGATTTCATTAACGCCATACGCTCGGCCAAGCAAGTACAAGCACACCTGGCCGCAGGAGGCAAGCTCAGCGATTTGCCACCACCGCCGGTTAGCGATAACTACGATTACATTCAGTGTCCCCACTGCGGAAGAAAATTCAATAAGGCCGCCGCCGAGCGTCACATTCCCAAATGCGAACACATGTTACACAATAAGCCGATACACTCGCGAGCGCCGAAACCAAGGCGTTAA